A single region of the Ptychodera flava strain L36383 chromosome 9, AS_Pfla_20210202, whole genome shotgun sequence genome encodes:
- the LOC139140057 gene encoding alpha-amylase 2-like: protein MRLCLICVLLWATTAYCQWNSNMRDNREVMVHLFEWKWSDVAEACETFLGPRLYGGVQVSPPSEHRTVWNPFRPWWERYQPVSYQLVSRSGDRNAFIDMVNRCNAKDVLIYPDLVINHMTGDGVNGDGTAGNPYNTRNPARDFPGVPYSRWDFNDDICDRDISNYNDAWEVRNCRLLGLVDLKLSDNYVRDRVVDFANDMINIGVAGFRVVACKHMWPGDLEVIYNRFNNLITPTFPSGSRPFIVQEVIDQGGEPIKATDYTHLGRVTEFNYGLELSNCFSGNKQLRLLENWGEDWGLLQRNDTLAFIDNHDNQRGHGGGGGILTHKQAREYKMAVEFMLAHDYGIPRVMSSYYFTDTEAGPPSHPDGSTKDVVCFGEWVCEHQWRQIAAMVWFRRAAFGTGVDNWWDNGGNQIAFSRGNKAFIAINGDSWTMNASIYTGLPGGSYCNLIVADYNSGSRSCTDVEQNGTPHIVTVSGNGNANINIPSNGDPVVAIHVEATV, encoded by the exons ATGAGGCTATGTTTGATTTGCGTGTTGCTGTGGGCAACCACTGCTTACTGCCAATGGAATAGCAACATGAGAGACAACCGTGAGGTTATGGTCCATTTATTTGAGTGGAAGTGGTCGGATGTCGCTGAAGCATGTGAAAC TTTCCTGGGACCCAGATTGTACGGTGGTGTTCAAGTGTCTCCCCCAAGCGAACATCGCACGGTATGGAATCCATTCCGACCATGGTGGGAGAGATACCAACCCGTCAGTTACCAGTTGGTCAGTAGAAGTGGTGATAGAAATGCCTTCATTGACATGGTCAACAGATGCAACGCTAAAGATGTTCTTATTTACCCAGATTTGGTCATTAATCACATGACCGGCGACGGAG TGAACGGTGATGGTACTGCGGGCAACCCATACAATACCAGAAACCCTGCCCGTGATTTTCCAGGCGTACCGTATTCACGATGGGATTTCAATGACGATATCTGCGACCGAGATATTAGTAACTACAACGACGCATGGGAGGTCCGCAACTGTCGTCTGCTCGGCCTTGTCGATTTGAAGTTGTCCGACAACTACGTACGTGACAGAGTAGTTGACTTCGCCAACGACATGATAAACATCGGTGTGGCTGGTTTCCGCGTGGTTGCATGTAAACATATGTGGCCCGGTGACTTGGAAGTCATCTACAACCGATTTAACAATCTGATAACACCTACATTCCCGAGTGGAAGCCGGCCGTTTATCGTACAAGAAGTCATCGATCAGGGTGGAGAGCCAATCAAAGCTACTGATTACACACACCTTGGACGCGTGACTGAGTTCAATTACGGTCTGGAGCTGAGCAACTGCTTCTCTGGTAATAAGCAATTGAGATTGTTGGAGAACTGGGGTGAAGATTGGGGGTTGCTGCAACGTAACGATACACTTGCTTTCATTGACAACCATGACAACCAGCGTGGCCATGGAGGAGGCGGTGGAATCCTTACTCACAAACAAGCAAGAGAATACAAGATGGCAGTAGAATTCATGCTGGCACACGATTACGGCATTCCTCGCGTGATGAGCAGCTACTACTTCACAGACACTGAAGCTGGCCCGCCTTCTCATCCAGATGGTTCGaccaaagatgtcgtctgcttTGGTGAATGGGTGTGCGAACACCAATGGCGACAGATCGCTGCTATGGTTTGGTTCCGTAGAGCTGCCTTCGGCACGGGAGTTGACAACTGGTGGGATAATGGCGGTAACCAGATAGCTTTCTCTCGTGGTAACAAGGCGTTCATTGCTATAAACGGAGACAGCTGGACTATGAATGCCTCAATCTACACAGGTTTGCCCGGTGGCAGCTACTGCAATCTGATTGTGGCCGACTACAACTCTGGTTCAAGATCGTGCACTGACGTAGAACAGAACGGCACCCCTCACATCGTTACGGTCTCCGGCAACGGTAATGCTAATATCAATATTCCGAGCAATGGCGACCCGGTTGTCGCTATTCACGTTGAAGCCACTGTTTAA